Within Piliocolobus tephrosceles isolate RC106 chromosome 7, ASM277652v3, whole genome shotgun sequence, the genomic segment gtatttcttttctaaattccTGGCACATTTTCTGTTTATACATTCTGACTTCTATCACATTCAGCCTTAAAATGTTACTTAAGTGTTTTATGTGACTAAGGCTTGTCTCCCAACTAGACTGTAAGTGTCTGGAGAAAACAGGCTGGTTCATACCTGTTTTTGTACTCCCTTTCACAGCCAGCTCAGGGCCTtaatgtagtaggtgctcaataaatataagaTGGCCAATGAAGGCAGATATACCCTTCCCCTCCGggcctttctttctccctctctctctctctctctctgtactgAGGCCAGACCATTGCTTCATAAATAAGTgaagaaagtgctttgtaaataaatgaattgtaGCAATGAATAATCAGCACAAGATTTTTGCAAAGACTAAAGTTTTATTCCAatcagggttttttttcctttggaagacATATCTCTGAGCCCTCTGTGAGGAGGACAGCCTCATTGATGCCCTCAGTGATGTAATTTATGTTGTTGGCATTGATGCAGCTGAAGTTAATCTGACTGTTCTTGGGGATGTAGATGTGCTTCTTCCTGACCAGGTATTCCACCTGCTGGGCTAAAATCACGACAAGGTCTCAGATCCTGAGACTGGCCATCTCCAATTCTCCTCTAGCCCAGGCtggtttcttttctcattttctattgattgattgattgattgagatggagttttgatcttgttgcccaggctggagtgcaatggcgcagtgtcggctcactgcaactttcgcctcccaggttcaagtgattctcctgcctcagccttccaagtagctaggattacgggatgcaccaccatgcccggctactttttgttttttgttcttttagtagagacagggttttaccgtgtttgctagcctggtctcgaactcctgacctcaggggatccacccacctcggcctcccaaagtgttgagattacaggcatgagccactgcaccaggcacCCAGGCTGGTTTATGAAGGATAGGGAGTGTCGGTACTTCTGGGGGTCCAGAGGTGTCTTTAAAGCAGCCCATTTTCCAGAGGACAGAATCAAAATCTGGAGTGAAGCTAGGAACTGGTCACCTAGTCCATGAAGTTTAATGCTCAAATACAGGCCAAAGGTCAGAAAGGGGGACACCCGCCCCCAGACCCTTACAGTTGAGTCCAAGATAGCCATGGGTCCCACTCTGCTCAGTGATGTGACCCCAGGACCCAGGGGTTCCCAGGAGCCGgagtttctccttcactttttccTTGGTTAGCATGATGTTCTCTACAACTTCTTTTAGACTCTGCTTCCTACCAAGGAAGGACAATGAGAAAGGAGGGTGTGAGGACCCCCTTGCCCTCAAACCTCCCTCATTGCCAGTCCACTCTTTTTACCTTCAAAGGTCCCCAACAGAGTGCCTGAGGCTCTGGGATGATTATGAGTGGGAGGGAGATTTGATCCCTTATTAATTTAAGCAAGCCAAGGAGGCTCCCAGGCAGATTTTGCCAGAGTTGCAAGCCCCTGATGCTGTCTAATCTCCCCGAGCAACCTGGAAGAGTTCAGGTAACATTGGCCTGGGTGCAAAACAAATGTCCTATCACTCCGTCCCCTAAGGCAACCCTTGGTATAGGCACCGCCATTGGTATACATCAGGTCCTCAGTAAATGTTGACGAATGAATGGAGTAAAAAGGTCACATGGGCAGGAGAGAAGCACCCTGCTGAATCCTGTGGATCAGCAGGTCTGCAGGCGCCCAGGGCCTCTCCCATCCCTTCCTGCTCCAGCCCTCACCCTTACCATTCTGCCAGCAGAGCAGGGTTGCAGAGGATGGAGGTGATAATGCGTGCACCCGTGTTGGGAGGATTTAGCCACAGGGCCTCGGCTAATCCCTTCAGCTGGGAGAGGACACCCAGCAGCTGCTGGTTGTTGACTGCCACCACCACTAGGATCCCCACTCCTTCATCTGCAGTGTTGGGAAGACAGCCTCAGCCTTAGCCCCTTCCTCCACTCCTAAGACCTTCACCTAGATCTCAACCTCCAACCTCGCAGAAAAAAGGGTTGAGCCACCCTCATCGCAGCCCAGCCAGGGTGGTATTCAGGCTCCGAGAAGTTGCCAGAGGCTCTCCTTCCAGCAAAAGTACCCATAAGTCAGAGTCTTAAAGGAGGAAGGAACTTGAAAAATCACTAAGTTCTactcttctgttttttcctttccttttttcttttaagggactatctctctgtctgtcacccaggctagagtgcaatggtggaatcatagctcactgcaacttcaacctcctggacttaagcagtcctcctgcctcagccccccgggtagctaggactaccagtgtgtaccactatgcccaactgatttaattgtttgtagagacagggtctcggtgtgttgcccaggctggtcttgaattcctggcttcaagtgatcacctaacctcgacctcccaaaggaGGGATTGGGAGGTGtcaactgggattacaagtgtcacCCACCATGCCAGCCCCACCTTCTCATcttatagttgaggaaacagaggcctgaGGGAGTGAAATTATCTAAGTCAAATTGGGTTGGGTGGCTAGATTGAGTAACAGAACAAAATTTTAGCTCAGTGCTCCTCACTTCTGCCTCTATAGTGCTCTCCCTGGAGTCCTTGGCTCCCTCCTAAGGAGGAGATATCAAAAACATCACTGCTGTGAGCGCGGCCCCACTCCAGCAATAGACCCTCCCTTCTTCTGCCTGTACTGTACCATAAATGCCAAAATTCTTGGACAGAGACTGGCTGCAGAAGAACTCAAAGCCTTGAGACACAAAGTATTGTAAGATTCTAGTATCTTCTTCCAAGTCACCGGTGTATAAACCTTGACAGGGAATATCAAAAAATGGGAATATCTGCTTGCTCTGTAGGagaaaggagaacaaaaaaagaatgagacggATGGAGGAGAGAGCAGAGAGTCAAAGACAGGAAGGCTGGGCGGGAGATTGGGTTTACCTTTATCATGGACACCAACTTTGCCCACCCACTTGGTGTCAACTTGCAGTCGATAATGTTCCCAATCACAAGGACACAGCCATGTGGGATCTGCTGCAAGTACAGACAGTCTCATCAGGCTTCACCTTTACCCAGGAGTGGTGGCCCCGGGGCATTTGGGGGTGAAGTCCTCCTCCAT encodes:
- the GOT1L1 gene encoding putative aspartate aminotransferase, cytoplasmic 2 yields the protein MTNEGHPWVSLVVQKTRLQISQDPSLNYEYLPTMGLKSFIQASLELLFGKHSQAIVKNRVGGVHTVGDSGAFQLGVQFLRAWHKDARIVYIISSQKELHGLVFQDMGFTVCEYSIWNPKKLCVDPDILLNVVEQIPHGCVLVIGNIIDCKLTPSGWAKLVSMIKSKQIFPFFDIPCQGLYTGDLEEDTRILQYFVSQGFEFFCSQSLSKNFGIYDEGVGILVVVAVNNQQLLGVLSQLKGLAEALWLNPPNTGARIITSILCNPALLAEWKQSLKEVVENIMLTKEKVKEKLRLLGTPGSWGHITEQSGTHGYLGLNSQQVEYLVRKKHIYIPKNSQINFSCINANNINYITEGINEAVLLTEGSEICLPKEKKP